Proteins from one Cryptomeria japonica chromosome 4, Sugi_1.0, whole genome shotgun sequence genomic window:
- the LOC131050039 gene encoding uncharacterized protein LOC131050039 — MSSDDTVPRRPQKVKLTVELTPDKLLQFVEGGVMVTINDIKHSSYMPPHLKTYFLEKENLSKDIEEENVEREKFKKNNAAITNTSDHNSECFGCSGSICGNLLGALGSCKVSSGSVEVVEQIIDNNDDEQVGSHATE, encoded by the coding sequence GTCAAGCTTACAGTGGAGTTGACTCCAGATAAATTATTGCAATTTGTTGAAGGTGGTGTCATGGTAACAATCAATGATATCAAACATTCAAGCTACATGCCGCCACACTTGAAAACTTATTTTCTAGAGAAAGAAAATCTTTCTAAGGACATCGAGGAGGAGAATGTAGAGCGCgagaaatttaagaaaaataatgcAGCCATTACAAACACTTCAGACCACAACTCTGAGTGCTTTGGATGCTCTGGCAGCATCTGTGGAAACCTATTGGGAGCCCTGGGCTCGTGCAAAGTGAGTTCTGGTAGTGTAGAGGTAGTAGAACAAATAattgataataatgatgatgaACAGGTGGGAAGCCATGCAACAGAGTAA
- the LOC131874739 gene encoding uncharacterized protein LOC131874739, with product MPDKLRIVLEREQSSSIVGMMKVAQKNQRIEEDVSKFTSITSSSSFPKATGASKESGTLNSFWKPVEKQQVDDAFVDLFYTSAIPFNVARNPLYRDAIQKAAEFGKGYTPPGSKALRTTLLERSKDRVTTKLVEVKASWKVTGCTILGDGWSDICQRPLINVLVASPEGFVFFKVIDTMNHKKTSEYIFQILEEAILEVGAKNVVQVVTDSAANCVGAGRLIVEKYPQIYWSPCATHCLDLLLHDLAKFPWIHEAIHRGRAIANFIRNHRLTLSLYRQHATRELLRPCDTRFTSFYITLKRVVEEKTALGSMICSNEWESSTLSKSAKGKNIEHIILNSSFWESGAKVLNICGPIVGVLHHVLHMVDSDTPCLGMLYESMDPCKESVQRALNNVEADYMEIWEIVDARWKMMHTPLHATACYLEPKLFCIDRQADFEIMSGLYEAISKFEQNRKTSTLIRGQC from the coding sequence ATGCCTGACAAACTAAGAATTGTTTTAGAGAGAGAACAATCCTCTTCAATTGTGGGAATGATGAAGGTGGCACAAAAAAATCAGAGAATTGAAGAGGATGTGTCCAAGTTCACCTCTATTACGTCTTCTTCCAGTTTTCCCAAGGCCACAGGTGCATCAAAAGAAAGTGGAACATTGAACAGCTTTTGGAAACCAGTAGAAAAACAGCAGGTGGATGATGCATTCGTTGATTTGTTCTATACAAGTGCCATCCCATTCAATGTGGCAAGAAACCCTCTTTATCGTGATGCAATCCAAAAAGCTGCAGAGTTTGGAAAAGGGTACACACCTCCAGGTTCAAAGGCTTTGAGGACAACTCTTTTAGagaggtcaaaagatagagtgacAACAAAATTAGTCGAGGTCAAAGCCTCTTGGAAGGTAACAGGTTGCACTATCTTGGGCGATGGATGGTCAGATATatgtcaaaggccattgattaatgttttAGTAGCTTCCCCTGAAGGTTTTGTGTTTTTTAAAGTGATTGACACCATGAACCATAAAAAAACTTCAGAGTATATTTTTCAGatattagaggaagccattcttgaagtaggggCAAAAAATGTGGTTCAGGTGGTCACTGATAGTGCGGCCAATTGTGTGGGAGCTGGGAGGCTGATTGTAGAGAAATATCCACAAatatattggagcccatgtgcaACCCATTGTCTagatttgttgcttcatgacttgGCCAAATTCCCATGGATACATGAAGCAATTCATCGAGGAAGAGCAATTGCAAATTTTATTAGAAATCATCGTCTCACATTGAGCTTGTACAGGCAACATGCAACTAGGGAGTTGTTGAGGCCTTGTGACACACGGTTTActtcattttatatcactttgaaaagagtggttGAAGAGAAAACAGCTTTGGGATCAATGATttgttccaatgagtgggaaagTTCAACACTTTCTAAGAGTGCTAAGGGAAAGAACATAGAGCACATCATTTTAAACAGTAGCTTTTGGGAAAGTGGAGCAAAGGTTTTGAATATATGTGGGCCAATTGTTGGTGTTCTTCACCATGTTCTTCACATGGTGGATAGTGAcactccttgccttggcatgctttatgaaagcatggaccCTTGTAAGGAATCTGTTCAGAGAGCACTCAATAATGTAGAAGCAGATTACATGGAGATATGGGAGATAGTTGATGCcagatggaaaatgatgcacacacctttacatgCAACAGCTTGCTATTTGGAGCCTAAGTTATTTTGTATTGATAGACAAGCTGATTTTGAAATTATGTCAGGGCTTTATGAAGCCATTAGCAAGTTTGAACAAAATCGAAAAACTTCAACTCTAATTAGAGGCCAGTGCTAG